gttagagTTAAAGATAACCTTCCTATGTTAGGGTCAATTTTATGAAACCCTGACTACTCTGTTTAATACTCCCCTATCTAATACCAAACATCACCTCAACCAGTGCAAAACTGCACATTCAGTTCCCCTATCAGCTTCCAGCAaccacatcccccccccaaaaaaaaaaaaaaacaaaaaacaaaaaacaaataaacaaacaaacaaactgtttgACCTTTGCAACTACATTTTATTCAAAGCACACTACGAATGGTTAGTTTGCAACACTTTTTGAAAATTCCCAGTCTTTGCTCGTCATGTCACTATACTCATGGCACTATCCAGGggagtgtttcataaagctgttcttaaagttacaaacaacttaAGAAccactggtgatcagttcttgtgctgaattacattgaaattctgataagtaggccctatagaATAGCACATAAGAACCgatcaccagtcgttcgtaAATCATTCGTaacagctttgtgaaacacccccaggacTAGCAAGGAGTGATGCGATTATAAATGGGGTCTTTGTGACCCAAGGACTACATGTTACAATCTCCTCAGATGTATGTTCACTAGCCTACAATCAATTAATAATATATTGATTATGTCTTATTTCACTGAATGTGCATTCATTGTAGAATGAGCACGCCCACCAATCCACCAACATGCAGACACACAATTCTACCTGAACATAGCTTATCAAGCAAGGACCATAATAAAGAACACTGTAACTGtacaataaattaattaattaataaattaattaattaataaataTTAATTAATAAAGGAAAGAAGCAGCTAATATTGAAGTTGGATGCTCACTGCCTCCTGCTCCTGTCTCTCCTTCTCCATGTTGAGATGGACGTAGCTGATGCCAGACTCCAGGCAGCGCTGGGCGAGGACTCGGCCGAGGTTCAGGGAGGCCACCACATCAGACGTGGAGTAGAGGTGCTGCTTAATGGCCCACTCCTTGGTGGACGCCTGGACCGCCACATGACCATTGATGTGCTGGATGTATGCTGTGATGTGTCTGTTGGTCTTCTTGATGAATAACCTTggcaaatgcatgcaaaaaaacaaaacaaaacaaaacaaaacaaaacaagaacatcaCTTACCCTGCATTTTAAGAAACTGCCCATTTTTCAAATTAAGATACAGGTTACAACTTGCATAATGTTTTAACTGACACTGCATTttatatgtacaaataaaagTATACCGGTAGAAGTTGTGATGTTAACACTACTtgaaacacaaaatacaattaTAGCACTAGCATCTAATtattaatacactgtatgtctgATTGTTTCACTTAAAAAAGACAAGAAGTATTATGCATCTCTTGCTTACAATAAGACAGAAGAACATACAGTCCGACTGTCCAGCAAATACAGGTGTACTTCAAACATGTGAATCCActaagaagaacaaagaatgtATGATGCATAATCTGATACATTACATTAAATCCAAGAGCTTTTTGTTGATTTAATCTGTTGATCTCAAGAGGTAAGTAATCAAGCTACACTGTACCTTCTTTTGAACACATGCAAACTGTTCTAAATAATGCCAAATGCCAAATGAGCCAAATGATTGTGTGATATAGACTGTTCATATTAACATAGGAAAGAATGTTCTAAGGCAAATTGTACTAGTCTCAAGCAAATAGCTAGAAGTCCCAGGGGGACACACTGACTTGTGCCAGTAGTCTTTTCTTGGATAGCTCTTGGACCAGCCAAGGTCCTTTCTAGCCACAGCCATCCTCTCCAGATTTCTTGGGTTTCTGTTGATGAAGTTTGGGTTCACACGGTCATTGTCAGACAGCTCCTCTTTGTTCTTCTCCTCTTCTGGGGATGTCGATGGTGCCACATTAGTTTGTGTCCCCGAACTATGGATATTACATCTTGCAACAGCTAGTGCAAAGcaagaacagagagagagagagcatagCAGAAAGGCAGATAGAAAGCGATTAAAATCAGGTGTCAAACCCCATGAATTGGGATATTGTTCCACTACATGCTGGGGTTGGAACATAGTCTGCCTACATTATGCAGCTATGGacctgtttctgtttctgtttcggTTCCGTCGGTATACTCAGAATTGACTGTACTCCACCGTTTTAACTAGTACGGTGGTTTATGTGCAAGGAAGGAAAAGTGTTTCACATTGCATTTGGAGTCTCTGTTTGAAGACTGTATTGGACGTAGACATGACTGTTTCCTCGTCAAGTACTTTCCAGTCCACTGCTGTCCTGTggaagaatgagtttattcaaTCACACTTTTTCTTGTTAGTTGTAACTGTAGACACGGTCTAGTGTAGATTCTAATGTGCAGGGCCTCCAGAGAGTGTATCCTACTCACAcattaatcatgaacataatTAATTCTTTGGAACTGATGATGTGGTACGACATTGTGTCAGTAGAACTGAAGTAAGTTTATTAGCATGAGCAGAGAGCACCTACTATATTGACCACTAGCTACTAGATAGCATCTACTGGAATAAGTGATTCGGCAAGCAAGGCCGAGTTTAGCCGCTACATACTGCATACTTACCTGCTGCGACAAGCCCGAACGAACGCGAACGGAGCGTTAGCAGAGCGCCGCATGCAGCCTAGCCCCGGGTACTACCGGGGCGGCGCGGTTACTGTGCGACTgcagctgcatgcagcaataCTGAGCGGCAACGTCCTAGACTCTATATGAGCTCGAGATACGAGGATCGATCGAGGAATATCCTGGTACTTACCTCTGCTACTACGCAGAATATCATGTCTACTAAAAGCTGAAACTCCTCTTGATAGTGTTCTTATCTTGAATATTGCTGCTACGATGTTACTAGTActcattttttctgttttatagGCTCTAAGCCTACATCGACCAGAGCACACTTCTGTCACACGTAGAGCCAGCAGACTCGTGTGTGCATGATTATAGGAATAACGCATGCCGCGGAGTTGTTTAGCGAGTATGCAGTGCACGAGAGGTTtcttctgagcatgcgcactcCACACGAGCCGAAGGCGAGTGTGGAGTGTGCATGCGAAGAAGAAACCTCGAGTGCACTGCATATATCGCTGAACAACGACGGGAAAATGCGTTATTCCTTTTAtaagatggctaagtaatttcAAACGCGAGGTGAATATACCTTGtatgagaaagaaataatgaaataaatcgaatatcaaagattttgaaattgtacTCACCGTTGGAAAATGGCCCAGAGTAACGTTAGGCTTTCCCCGAGATTACCCCATCCCAGCTTGTGTTGAATACTtacgtactgtaaaagtggatattttcgcgtgactaatttttcgcgcttggccgggtcgcgctagtttctggttgcgcgaaatgcgcgaaaatttgaacaccgcgaaaatttcaaccgTGGATTAGACAGTTTGGGTGCGCGAAAATCCCACGGGCGTGCAGGGATAGACACTTTTCGCGAATGATCACGTGGTACACTTTGACCAATCAGCAAGCTGgaaattacttagccatcttaTAAACCGAGATGCGCGATGCTGCATTTATTTCGAGAGGGCCGTGTGTCTGTAATGTGAATGGTGGACGCCGGCAAATATTGACGTTGTTTCAGACTCGGATTACGAATAGTTGGGTTAGCGTGGCCTGGATCATTCCTAAATTTGGCCATTCAAAGTCTAAATTATTGAAATCTAATGATATATGCCTATGAAACGTATCCCTTACCGATTGCTACGACATGTTACTCTAATTTATTTGGCTAAATACATAgcacttaaaaacaaacaaaagttacCTTGCTTCTAATTCTGCGTCAGATAGACTACTCGGTAGTAGTCTAATCCTAGTCGAGAGCTGCAAAATGGCGACAACtgaagaggaggaggtggaCATCTTCGAAGATGATCATCTAAATTCCCTATTGAATTTTCCCGCTGATGTCCAGCAAGCAATCGAACAGGTGCGATTGTTGGTATTCATGTTTCTAGATGAATGTTTCGATAAATTTTCGCTCATTACATATGGGATTAGTCTTTCGGAGTAATATAGAGATAGCTCTCTAGACCGTTCGAGTTCGTCTTTCAGTGTAGGCCCACACCTATTATTTAGTGtcaggttgttgtttttttttcttcttcttcattcgTTTCTGCTGCTGCAAGTATTTACACCACTACACAAGTCACAACCAACGCTAGCCCTGCACTAGTTCTATGTGATATGTAATCGTGAGTGAGGAGGTGTCTCTGTGACTTTGTCTATTATGTTTGTGTTCATCACCCTTCATGTCTTCACCCAAAACAACTAGACTCTATTTTGTGTGAAGACATGACATTAATCAGTGCTTCCTGATCCTGAAAATTAAGCTCAAATTAACTGAAGTGATTGGTTCTAAACTGTTAAGTATAGGCTGTGCTTTTGGTTTATTTaggattaaagaaatttgagaTACCACTCATTACCAGTTATCTGCAAAGTACAATTTGGTACACTGCAAATGGATATGAAATAACATTAGCATCAGTGTCTCTTGAACCTTGAATTAGTTCAAGATAACTGGTGCAAAGATTCTTTCATATccatttacagtgtacattgtactttgtagATACTGGCATGTGTATCTCAAATTATCATGTACTatcaattatatatatttaaaaaaaaatgcagtcattGCAGTAGTCCAATTCATTATCCAGCAAAGTGGCAACCACCACTTTATTCAAAGAATAGTAAAGCTGGTAtttcactgagcggcgaacgtttgcgaacgtagcgaatttgagattcgccaacttttctgacgaatgtttgcgaaaaatcaaagtttgtttctgccattagcgacagttagcgacttttagcgatgtttagcgacaattagcaacacttcagcgaatgtttgcgaaagtgtttgcgaaacacaggtggcgactattggcgaatgttagcaaatgttagcgacaattttgcaaatgtcagtgacagttttgcaaatattagcaactgtttgcaaatcctttgcgacaattttgcgaatgttcttggacctagaaaagtaccaggcgattatgtatagtcagacccataaaacgaacgtaAAACCTTCCtctgaattcagatctcttgtgacaaccgttcaagatggatttcctgtatatggaaataaatttctgccaagaagaggctcaatgtgttgctatccttgaagagctggTTTGTtaggctgctgctacagctattgtgcagcataagagaaataaaataaagaaaaacaagaaaggaagaagaaaagaaagactgtttaggtcagagagtggttgttgcagaggacagacttgcagcaattacatgatggagatgtcaagagcttcaagaactttcttagagtggaaccttgtctgtttcagaagcttttatataggaaccacatggttacttgttcgctagcagtggcgaatcaaataaaaatgtttgctACACCGTATTACaaccgtttgcgaattcttacaagtgttttgcgaatgtttgcaactgtttcgcaaagaaattttgagcatgttaaaaatttctttgcgacatgaaaaactgtttgcgaaaataaaaaccgtttgcaaACTTTCTTGCgactgttaacgaaccttttgcatccctttacgaaccctggcTAAATCCCAAATTCgatacgttcgcaaacgttcgccgctcagtgagatacccccttaagcagagctgccaacttttgtaaaagcctttcagtactatgatggctgaaaatcagtaatttgcaccttttttgagtgaaaatcagtaatccttaacagtgttatagaatttatcacagacaatgatttctaaaatcagtaatttgcttgtaaccttcagtattcttgtccaatttcagtagaaattactgaaaatcagtactagttggcagctctgccTTAAGTGAGGTACAAATGGAAAACTCTtataattttcaaaattgcGTATTCATTAAAGATGTTAAATGGTAGATCATGCAGTGTTGAAGTCATGATATTGTTAATGTATGTTGATTATCAGGGTGGTGGCAcagtctactagtactactactagtacctCCCTGGCATGGTATGATTGGACTATTCAAAATAGTGGAATAGGTAGGCTCAGCtccattgggggggggggggggggatgttagCTTttatttttggaggggggggtgTCATTTGATTACTACAAAtgcaatctttctttctttgtaaccaatttgtatatttaaattacagtgtatgtacattaGTATTTAACAATAGTTTTGAGCTTGTTCCGTGAtaatttcagtttgatttgTTCTCAGGTGTTGCCTTCCTCAGACCCATTGGACAGGCCTGACTTCAATGCAGTGGACTACATTAACAATCTGTTTCCAACAGAACAGGTAAATTTGCATACTCGTTCCTTGTTGCAGTAATCCCAATCCCAGCTCCAAGGAAGCTGTACTATGTGATATTTAAGTAGAACTATATCTTTTTGCTTGTACCTGTACTACTAGTACTCAGTAGTAGTCACAATTCAATTTGAGGATGCTTCGtacagtgacagtgtaaatttTCATGATGTTTGCATTAATGATTGCATTGAAATGGTATATTTAGCCATAATTGTGCATAGTTCAATATTATTTGCAATTTATTGGCAAAATCTATTTTCTTCTTATATGTAGAGCATTTATGAATCACAGAACACAACTTCAGCTGAGAATGAGTTGTCTTGTTATCCGTTGTGAGCTTGTCCTAAGTTCTGTATacttgtgacaaaaaaaaagggaacaaaaGGAGAATGCACTTTTGTATTATGACTTTTACAATTATCACAGATAAAGTTAACACAAGGTTGACTATATATTATTCACATAGTGTTTGCATAATTCAATGCATTACAATAGATACTAAGTTTACTTTCATTGGTAAATTTTAtggtttcctttctttttaatgacaatAATTGGCGTAGGGATATCGATATTTGGAAAAGAGCCACTTTAAACTCATTCACCTGATAGAGGTGAGAGCCCTGAAACATACAGCAAAGGTGTAGCAATAAGAATTACTTATCCTATTCCAACAGTCACTGGCCAATATAGATGAGGTGGTGAATCGAATGAGACTGAAGATCCGCCGTCTGGATGATGAAATCCGAGCTGTGGTACGAGGTCAGACCACTGCGGGGCAAGATGGCAGAGAGGTTTGTTGTGATTGCTTTCTCATGAAGGTGCCATAAATGTAGAAGGCTTCAagatgatttgtttgtttgtttgtttgttttctgcacaggGTGTTCTCTTTGTCTCAACTGTATGTGAGCAGACTGCACTGTGCGCTaaaatgttcattatttcaggcatgatattctgtagatttaaGTCTGATTtcagatatatttttttctcaagtgtgtacatattttgctattttcatgtatcaaaatcacctaaaattttgatttccgatttttttcaaaaaacctcaatatcatccttgttatttgtgaattacattttattttttttttgctttgttttgttttgtgttttgcttaTTTGTTCCTTCCATTTGATATTGGAAAATCagtgtcttctttttttttattcttttttatttttttctgtcatccCAAAGGCTCTCAAAGAAGCCCAGCAAGCTATCCAGGAACTATTCAAGAGGATCAAGGACATCAAAGAAAAAGCTGACAAATCCGAGCAGatggtgagatttttttttctatttttttttatttcaagccATGAATTGGAGATGATGTGGACATGGTATTTTTCACGAGTTTCTccatttatcttcttttttttttctctctctatctctctaacACTAAAGGTGCTATGCCttttcatatttgtattttg
Above is a window of Diadema setosum chromosome 4, eeDiaSeto1, whole genome shotgun sequence DNA encoding:
- the LOC140226860 gene encoding large ribosomal subunit protein uL18m-like is translated as MSTSNIVAAIFKIRTLSRGVSAFSRHDILRSSRAVARCNIHSSGTQTNVAPSTSPEEEKNKEELSDNDRVNPNFINRNPRNLERMAVARKDLGWSKSYPRKDYWHKLFIKKTNRHITAYIQHINGHVAVQASTKEWAIKQHLYSTSDVVASLNLGRVLAQRCLESGISYVHLNMEKERQEQEAIKAFLDALTDGGLLLYEPKTIVDFSKPVDYFPEVD